In one window of Desulforhabdus amnigena DNA:
- a CDS encoding OmpA family protein — MDGKAKQGVIAAIMLVFMLVMCGASAQAKLVPKVDNFILFPDQSGSMYMHHESLKEIKMILVKNLLLEMNELIPELGYKGSIDLFAPFQQIQAPIVYDRAKFATSIEKIKNDQEIFGRLTPMGPGIIQLDPELARMSGKTAVILISDGGANIGSDPVMEATAIHSKYPEVCFHVISFAENKKDQARLEKIAATGNCIIVQGADLLNSKAALEQFVRDVFYEDVPEKKEDVIVLRGIHFDFDKYNIKSEWRPVLDEGAKILMSHPDVSVIIEGHTDSMGTVEYNQRLSERRARAVYDYFLDKGISASRMRAKGYSELRPIADNSTEEGRALNRRVELKVEQ, encoded by the coding sequence ATGGACGGTAAGGCCAAGCAGGGGGTTATTGCGGCGATTATGCTGGTGTTCATGCTTGTTATGTGTGGAGCAAGTGCACAGGCAAAATTGGTTCCTAAAGTTGATAATTTTATCCTCTTTCCAGACCAATCCGGTTCTATGTACATGCATCATGAATCCTTAAAAGAAATCAAGATGATTCTGGTGAAAAACCTGCTTCTGGAAATGAATGAATTGATTCCGGAATTGGGCTACAAGGGATCCATCGATTTGTTTGCGCCCTTTCAGCAGATTCAGGCGCCCATCGTTTATGATCGAGCCAAGTTTGCTACTTCTATCGAAAAGATCAAAAACGACCAGGAAATTTTTGGAAGACTCACTCCCATGGGACCGGGAATCATCCAGCTGGATCCCGAGTTGGCAAGGATGTCTGGAAAGACAGCCGTTATTCTCATCTCTGACGGTGGGGCGAATATCGGTTCCGATCCTGTGATGGAAGCCACCGCGATCCACAGCAAATATCCCGAAGTCTGCTTTCACGTGATTTCTTTTGCCGAGAATAAAAAAGACCAGGCCAGACTCGAAAAGATTGCAGCTACTGGAAATTGCATCATCGTTCAAGGTGCTGACCTGCTCAACAGCAAAGCCGCGCTGGAGCAGTTTGTCCGGGATGTTTTCTATGAAGATGTGCCTGAAAAGAAAGAAGACGTGATTGTTCTGAGAGGCATCCATTTCGACTTCGACAAATACAACATCAAGTCCGAATGGAGACCTGTGCTGGATGAAGGGGCAAAAATCCTCATGAGCCATCCCGATGTCAGTGTAATCATCGAAGGCCATACGGATTCCATGGGTACGGTAGAGTACAATCAGAGACTTTCCGAAAGACGTGCTCGGGCTGTGTATGATTACTTCCTGGACAAGGGAATTTCTGCAAGCCGTATGAGGGCCAAGGGCTACAGCGAATTGAGGCCTATCGCCGACAATTCCACAGAGGAAGGTCGCGCACTCAACCGTCGTGTTGAGCTCAAAGTGGAGCAGTAA
- a CDS encoding CCA tRNA nucleotidyltransferase has protein sequence MRETETLYGKLCGLDFVPNHVLEIMEHLFHSGFDVWLVGGALRDFFSGQAPKDWDLATSASPSEIMRLFPRVIPVGIQHGTVRIHTAQGDIEVTTYGKPGREGILADLGRRDFTVNALALSYPEGRLLDPHGGSEDLRHHLLKTVGNARSRLNEDPLRILRAGRFLGVYGYRIHPNVSAAVKDSLAGIDGIAVERIRDEMLKLIMGKHVEKAFEWMRRCGVLRKVLPELERECRRNRRSSCPFDAYRHTLYTVHNSPFRLRVRLAALFHRLGQKTSVHGAGRRENRSLNSQASAHAAFAVMDRWRMPQQLIQDVMILVRNHIPRNTLRWGGAQLRRLLAAVGPDLLEDLLDLAYADRISGNCREKSLEELNRLRSRISVQMKSRPPLHIGDLALNGTDVMQALSLKPGPLVGEILEQIHQWVLDEPGLNVRDVLIDRIQAKYGGISQNK, from the coding sequence ATGAGAGAAACGGAAACCCTTTACGGCAAACTCTGTGGATTGGATTTTGTTCCGAATCATGTACTAGAGATCATGGAACATTTGTTCCATTCCGGCTTTGATGTGTGGCTGGTGGGGGGGGCTTTACGGGATTTTTTTTCGGGGCAGGCTCCCAAGGATTGGGATCTGGCCACGAGTGCTTCACCATCAGAAATCATGAGGCTCTTTCCACGGGTTATTCCGGTGGGAATTCAGCATGGGACCGTTCGCATTCACACAGCGCAGGGAGACATAGAAGTTACAACCTACGGCAAGCCCGGGCGGGAAGGGATTCTGGCAGACTTGGGGCGTCGGGATTTTACAGTAAATGCGCTCGCCCTGTCTTATCCTGAAGGACGGCTTTTGGATCCGCATGGCGGAAGTGAGGATCTTCGTCATCACTTGCTCAAAACGGTGGGGAATGCCCGGTCCCGACTGAATGAAGATCCGCTCCGCATTCTCAGGGCCGGGAGGTTTCTCGGTGTCTATGGCTACCGCATTCATCCCAATGTTTCAGCTGCGGTTAAGGACTCTCTTGCCGGGATCGATGGAATCGCAGTCGAGCGCATTCGGGATGAAATGCTCAAGCTGATCATGGGAAAGCATGTGGAGAAGGCATTTGAATGGATGAGGCGTTGCGGGGTGCTCCGGAAAGTTTTGCCCGAGCTCGAAAGAGAGTGCCGGCGAAATCGCCGGAGCTCCTGCCCTTTCGATGCGTATCGCCATACACTCTACACCGTGCACAACAGTCCCTTTCGGTTGCGCGTTCGGTTGGCGGCCCTCTTCCATCGGCTTGGGCAAAAAACTTCCGTCCACGGAGCCGGTCGCAGGGAGAATCGATCCTTGAATTCCCAAGCGAGTGCACATGCGGCTTTTGCGGTCATGGACCGCTGGCGTATGCCCCAGCAGCTGATTCAAGATGTGATGATCCTGGTAAGAAATCATATTCCGCGAAATACCTTGCGTTGGGGGGGGGCACAATTGAGACGGCTCCTGGCTGCAGTGGGTCCCGACCTCCTGGAAGACCTCTTGGACCTGGCGTACGCAGACCGCATTTCCGGCAATTGCCGGGAAAAATCCTTGGAGGAACTGAACCGTTTGCGTTCCAGGATTTCGGTTCAAATGAAAAGCCGGCCACCTTTGCATATCGGAGACCTGGCGCTCAATGGTACGGACGTTATGCAGGCTCTCTCCCTCAAGCCGGGTCCGCTTGTGGGGGAAATTCTGGAGCAGATCCATCAATGGGTGCTCGATGAACCCGGTTTGAATGTACGGGATGTGCTTATTGATCGTATTCAAGCGAAATATGGGGGTATAAGTCAAAATAAATGA
- a CDS encoding 2-isopropylmalate synthase — protein sequence MEKDEKMSRKIHIFDTTLRDGEQVPGAKLNKRQKIEIAQQLANLGVDVIEAGFPCSSPEDLQAVKAIAEQVKGPVIAGLARAVQQDIDLAWEALQGAERPRIHVFLGSSDIHLKSKLRKGRDNALAMAVEAVRYAKKYCHDVEYSTEDGSRTDFDYLCRVIEAAIDAGATVINVPDTVGYAVPEQYGELIRKLRESVPALDRVLLSVHCHNDLGLAVANSLAAIRNGADQVECTVNGVGERAGNASLEEIVMILKTRHDTYQAYTDIKTQEIYRTSRMVSRLMNIPVQPNKAIIGANAFAHSSGIHQDGILKDRSTYEIMKPEDVGIRQHKMVLTARSGRAALKHRLTEMGYELEQDKFERVYKRFLNVADRKKEITSQDLNSIVEIELTKVPETFTFHSLQIMSGNTMIPLASVTLLKEGQMLTDAATGNGPVNAVFNGIERIVGQQGKLRDYDLKAVTMGKDALGEAMVRVEIEGVVYSGIGTSPDVIEATARAYLNAFNRFFAGSH from the coding sequence ATGGAAAAGGACGAAAAGATGAGCCGAAAAATACATATATTCGATACGACTCTGCGAGACGGTGAACAAGTCCCGGGGGCCAAATTGAACAAGAGGCAGAAAATTGAAATCGCGCAGCAGTTGGCAAACCTGGGAGTGGATGTCATCGAAGCGGGTTTTCCGTGTTCTTCCCCGGAAGACCTTCAAGCTGTTAAAGCCATCGCAGAGCAGGTCAAGGGCCCCGTGATTGCCGGTTTGGCGAGGGCGGTTCAGCAGGATATCGACCTGGCGTGGGAGGCCCTTCAAGGGGCGGAACGCCCACGTATCCATGTTTTTCTGGGCTCTTCGGACATTCACCTCAAGAGCAAACTCCGCAAAGGCCGCGACAACGCTCTTGCCATGGCCGTAGAGGCGGTACGTTATGCCAAAAAATATTGTCATGATGTAGAGTATTCCACCGAAGACGGATCACGCACTGATTTTGACTACCTGTGCCGTGTCATCGAGGCGGCGATCGATGCCGGAGCCACCGTCATCAACGTCCCGGATACAGTGGGATACGCCGTCCCGGAACAATACGGGGAACTCATCCGCAAGCTGCGTGAGAGCGTTCCCGCCCTGGACCGGGTATTGTTGAGCGTTCACTGCCACAATGATCTGGGCCTTGCGGTGGCCAACAGTCTGGCGGCCATCCGGAATGGAGCGGACCAGGTCGAATGCACCGTCAATGGAGTAGGAGAAAGGGCGGGAAACGCATCCCTGGAAGAGATCGTAATGATCCTGAAAACGCGTCACGACACCTATCAGGCTTACACGGATATCAAGACGCAGGAGATTTACCGCACCAGTCGCATGGTGAGCCGGCTGATGAACATTCCCGTGCAGCCGAACAAAGCCATCATAGGCGCCAATGCCTTTGCCCACTCCTCAGGCATCCACCAGGACGGCATCCTGAAGGATCGGAGCACTTATGAAATCATGAAGCCCGAAGATGTGGGGATTCGACAACATAAAATGGTTCTCACCGCACGCTCCGGCCGTGCCGCTCTCAAGCACCGGCTGACGGAAATGGGGTATGAACTGGAACAGGATAAATTCGAACGTGTCTACAAACGTTTCCTGAACGTCGCTGACCGCAAAAAGGAAATCACCAGTCAGGACCTCAATTCCATCGTTGAAATTGAACTGACCAAGGTCCCCGAGACTTTCACCTTTCACAGCCTCCAGATCATGAGCGGCAATACCATGATTCCCCTCGCTTCGGTCACCCTGCTGAAGGAAGGACAAATGCTCACCGATGCCGCCACCGGAAACGGCCCTGTCAATGCTGTTTTCAATGGCATCGAGCGGATTGTGGGACAACAGGGTAAACTGAGAGATTACGACCTCAAGGCGGTTACCATGGGAAAGGACGCTCTGGGTGAAGCCATGGTGCGCGTGGAAATTGAGGGTGTGGTCTATTCAGGGATTGGAACCAGCCCCGACGTCATCGAAGCGACCGCCCGCGCTTACTTGAACGCTTTCAACCGTTTTTTTGCGGGATCGCACTGA
- a CDS encoding AI-2E family transporter, translated as MENRDEPEYDVPAAGKRHRPFLLVVLFFSLFLAYLILRPFIHILILAIVLASLFHPVQVYLERSYGGRANLAASTIVFIITFALALPVFFFVSALVAQGIDSVNRINEWMKAGNLQQLIEDPKVLSYYHRIEARLTFLDLQKIDIPSNLLQISKNMGQFVISKGASLLGNVASLLSDFFIMMFVVFYLVRDGAEMVEKLRYYSPLRKDQEDRILHGIRKVARSVLMGSFLTALFQGIVGGIGLTIVGMPGLFWGTVMGFASLIPVVGTTLVWGPAAVYLALLGKWKSFIFLICWSVLLVGSIDNFLRPFLMRGEANMSPFYVFLAIIGGVQYFGLIGVLYGPLILSFAMIMLYIYGIEYHDELLVDKSKEVPPLIE; from the coding sequence ATGGAAAATCGTGATGAACCGGAATATGATGTCCCCGCAGCCGGCAAGCGGCACCGGCCTTTTCTGCTCGTAGTTCTGTTTTTCTCTCTTTTCTTAGCCTATCTCATTTTGCGCCCGTTCATTCACATATTGATCCTTGCCATTGTGCTTGCTTCGCTCTTTCACCCTGTCCAGGTCTATCTGGAACGAAGCTATGGGGGGAGAGCGAATCTCGCGGCTTCGACCATTGTTTTTATCATTACTTTTGCTTTGGCCCTGCCGGTGTTCTTTTTTGTGTCGGCCCTGGTGGCCCAGGGAATCGATTCCGTCAATCGTATCAATGAGTGGATGAAAGCCGGAAATCTTCAGCAATTGATCGAAGACCCCAAGGTCCTTTCCTATTATCACCGGATCGAGGCGCGCTTGACCTTCCTGGATTTGCAGAAAATCGATATTCCGAGCAATCTTTTACAAATAAGCAAAAACATGGGGCAATTTGTCATATCGAAGGGGGCTTCACTTCTTGGGAATGTGGCTTCTCTTCTCTCCGACTTTTTCATCATGATGTTCGTTGTCTTTTACCTGGTTCGGGACGGCGCCGAAATGGTGGAGAAATTGCGCTACTATTCACCCTTGCGCAAAGATCAGGAAGACAGGATCCTTCATGGGATTCGAAAGGTGGCAAGATCTGTGCTGATGGGGAGTTTCCTGACGGCCCTGTTTCAGGGAATCGTGGGAGGAATCGGGCTGACGATTGTGGGAATGCCGGGTCTTTTCTGGGGTACGGTCATGGGGTTTGCTTCTCTGATCCCTGTGGTGGGAACCACTCTGGTCTGGGGACCCGCAGCCGTTTACTTGGCTCTCCTCGGCAAATGGAAATCCTTCATTTTTCTGATCTGCTGGTCTGTTCTACTGGTAGGGTCCATCGACAACTTTCTGCGCCCTTTTCTCATGCGGGGAGAAGCGAATATGTCTCCCTTTTACGTGTTCCTTGCCATCATCGGCGGTGTTCAATACTTTGGACTCATAGGGGTTCTCTATGGACCTCTCATTCTGAGCTTTGCCATGATCATGCTCTATATATACGGCATTGAATACCACGATGAGCTTCTGGTCGACAAAAGCAAAGAAGTGCCGCCTCTGATAGAATGA